In one Brassica oleracea var. oleracea cultivar TO1000 chromosome C9, BOL, whole genome shotgun sequence genomic region, the following are encoded:
- the LOC106318272 gene encoding long chain acyl-CoA synthetase 3, with amino-acid sequence MATDRFIVEVEKGKEGVDGGSPSVGSVYRSIYAKDGFPEPADDLLSCWDIFRLSAEKSPDNPMLGRREIVDGKAGKYVWQTYKEVYDIVIKLGNSIRTIGVGKGEKCGIYGANSPEWIISMEACNAHGLYCVPLYDTLGAGAIEFIICHAEVSLTFSEEKKISELLKTAPNSTKYLKNIVSFGEVSNVQRAEAERHGLSIYSWDQFLKLGEGKHYELPEKKRSDICTIMYTSGTTGDPKGVLLTNESIIYLLEGVKKLLKTINEELTSKDVYLSYLPLAHIFDRVIEELFIYEAASIGFWRGDVKILVEDIAALKPTIFCAVPRVLERIYNGLQQKLSDGGFLKKTLFNFAFNYKHNNMVKGKAHEQAAPIFDKIVFKKVKEGLGGRVRLILSGAAPLAAHIESFLRVVACAHVLQGYGLTESCGGTFVSIPNELQMLGTVGPPVPNVDIRLESVPEMGYDALASKPRGEICIRGKTLFSGYYKREDLTQEVFIDGWLHTGDVGEWQPDGAMKIIDRKKNIFKLSQGEYVAVENLENIYSHVAAIESIWVYGNSYESYLVAVVCPSKIQIEHWAKEHNVSGDFETICQNQKTKEFILGEFNRVAKDKKLKGFELIKGVHLDTVPFDMERDLITPSYKKKRPQLLKYYQKEIDEMYNKTKN; translated from the exons ATGGCGACGGATCGGTTCATTGTTGAGGTTGAGAAGGGAAAAGAAGGCGTAGATGGAGGAAGTCCGTCGGTCGGCTCGGTTTACCGGAGTATCTACGCCAAAGACGGTTTTCCTGAACCTGCCGATGATCTCCTCAGTTGCTGGGATATTTTCCG CTTATCTGCGGAGAAATCTCCAGATAATCCTATGCTTGGTCGTAGAGAAATTGTTGATGGAAAA GCAGGGAAATATGTGTGGCAAACTTACAAAGAAGTATATGATATAGTGATCAAGCTTGGAAACTCTATCCGGACTATTGGAGTTGGAAAA GGAGAGAAATGTGGTATTTATGGCGCCAATAGTCCTGAATGGATTATAAGCATGGAG GCTTGCAACGCTCATGGACTCTACTGTGTACCTCTGTATGACACTCTTG GTGCTGGAGCAATAGAATTCATCATTTGTCATGCTGAGGTTTCACTTACTTTTTCTGAGGAGAAAAAGATTTCTGAG TTATTGAAGACAGCTCCAAATTCAACAAAATATTTGAAGA ATATTGTGAGCTTTGGGGAGGTTTCAAATGTGCAAAGAGCAGAAGCTGAGAGGCACGGATTATCTATATATTCATGGGACCAATTCTTGAAGCTT GGTGAGGGTAAACATTATGAGTTACCAGAGAAGAAAAGAAGCGACATTTGCACTATAATGTATACAAGTGGCACAACTGGTGATCCTAAAGGAGTCTTGCTCACAAATGAGAGCATTATTTATCTACTTGAAGGTGTTAAAAAGTTGCTTAAAACTATCAATGAAGAG TTAACCAGTAAAGATGTTTACCTCTCATATCTACCTCTGGCTCATATCTTCGATCGCGTGATTGAGGAGTTATTTATATATGAAGCAGCCTCCATAGGTTTTTGGAGAGGG GATGTTAAGATTTTAGTTGAAGACATTGCTGCTTTGAAACCGACTATTTTCTGCGCTGTTCCTCGCGTGCTTGAGAGGATATACAACG GTCTTCAGCAGAAACTTTCTGATGGTGGTTTCTTAAAGAAGACCTTATTTAACTTTGCCTTCAACTA CAAACATAATAACATGGTGAAAGGGAAAGCTCATGAACAAGCAGCTCCAATCTTTGACAAAATTGTATTTAAGAAG GTAAAAGAAGGATTAGGAGGAAGAGTGCGTCTAATCCTCTCAGGAGCAGCTCCTCTTGCAGCTCACATCGAATCTTTCCTTAGAGTTGTCGCATGTGCTCATGTTCTCCAAGGATACG GTCTAACGGAGAGCTGTGGTGGGACATTTGTATCGATTCCAAATGAGCTTCAAATGCTTGGAACGGTTGGTCCACCGGTTCCAAACGTTGACATAAGGCTCGAGTCAGTTCCAGAGATGGGTTACGACGCTCTTGCTAGCAAGCCACGTGGAGAGATTTGCATAAGAGGAAAGACTTTGTTCTCTGGATATTACAAACGTGAAGATCTCACTCAAGAAGTCTTCATTGATGGATGGCTTCACACTGGAGATGTTGGTGAGTGGCAACCTGATGGAGCCATGAAAATCATCGACAGAAAGAAGAACATCTTTAAACTCTCCCAAGGAGAATACGTTGCGGTTGAGAACTTGGAGAACATTTACAGCCACGTAGCTGCCATTGAATCG ATATGGGTATATGGAAACAGCTATGAGTCTTACTTAGTGGCAGTGGTCTGTCCAAGCAAGATACAGATCGAACATTGGGCTAAAGAACATAACGTTTCAGGAGACTTTGAGACTATCTGTCAAAACCAAAAGACCAAAGAGTTTATCCTTGGAGAGTTCAACAGAGTAGCCAAAGACAAAAAG CTAAAGGGATTTGAGCTGATAAAAGGTGTTCACTTGGACACAGTTCCATTCGACATGGAAAGAGATCTCATCACACCTTCTTACAAGAAGAAAAGGCCTCAGCTTCTCAAGTACTATCAG AAAGAGATTGATGAAATGTATAACAAGACAAAGAACTGA